From Streptomyces sp. NBC_01460, a single genomic window includes:
- a CDS encoding NAD(P)/FAD-dependent oxidoreductase: MNTRETDGTSTHHVVVLGAGYAGMAAAVQLAARPGRRKGLTVTLVNAQDSFTERLRLHMTATGQEPAELSIPEVLEGTGARFVRGWVTAVDADTRTVRIDDERVLHYDTLVYGLGGVADTAAVPGAEDHAYTLSGPEEARSMADRLARLGSGTVVVVGSGLTGVESAAEIAERHPQLDVVLVGRQEPGASMNPKAQAHLRSALDRLGVRVRGGEQVVKVLPGSVELAGGESVAAEVVLWTGGTRVSPLAAEAGLRVDERGRILTDTALRSESHPDVYAVGDAAAVRQGYGVLHGTCQSGMPTGVHAAVSIVRTLRGRQPKPFRFGYYHTPVSLGRNDAVVQFTRPDDSPRRICLTGRAAARYKEAVSASPWPTYGRMKKMPASGAFWPRGGRFTRLRAAR, from the coding sequence ATGAACACACGTGAGACCGACGGAACGTCCACCCACCACGTCGTCGTCCTCGGCGCCGGGTACGCGGGCATGGCGGCGGCCGTCCAGCTGGCAGCCAGGCCCGGGCGGCGGAAGGGCCTGACCGTGACCCTCGTGAACGCCCAGGACAGCTTTACCGAGCGGCTCCGGCTGCACATGACGGCGACGGGGCAGGAGCCCGCCGAGCTGAGCATCCCGGAGGTGCTGGAGGGCACGGGCGCCCGGTTCGTGCGCGGCTGGGTGACGGCGGTGGACGCGGACACGAGGACCGTGCGGATCGACGACGAGCGGGTCCTGCACTACGACACGCTGGTGTACGGGCTGGGCGGCGTGGCCGACACGGCGGCGGTGCCGGGTGCCGAGGACCACGCGTACACGCTCAGCGGCCCCGAGGAGGCGCGGTCGATGGCCGACCGGCTGGCCCGGCTCGGGAGCGGCACGGTGGTCGTCGTGGGCAGCGGCCTGACGGGGGTCGAGTCGGCCGCCGAGATCGCCGAACGGCACCCGCAGTTGGACGTCGTCCTGGTGGGGCGCCAGGAACCAGGCGCGTCGATGAATCCGAAGGCCCAAGCCCATCTGCGGTCCGCGCTCGACCGGCTGGGCGTGCGGGTGCGCGGCGGGGAGCAGGTGGTGAAGGTGCTGCCCGGCTCCGTCGAGCTGGCGGGCGGGGAGAGCGTCGCCGCCGAGGTCGTCCTGTGGACGGGCGGGACCCGGGTGTCACCGCTGGCGGCCGAGGCCGGTCTGCGGGTGGACGAGCGCGGCCGCATCCTCACCGACACCGCGCTGCGGTCCGAGTCGCACCCGGACGTGTACGCCGTGGGCGACGCGGCGGCAGTCCGCCAGGGCTACGGCGTCCTGCACGGCACCTGCCAGAGCGGGATGCCGACCGGGGTGCACGCGGCGGTGTCGATCGTCCGCACACTGCGGGGCAGGCAGCCCAAGCCCTTCCGCTTCGGCTACTACCACACACCCGTGAGCCTGGGCAGGAACGATGCGGTCGTGCAGTTCACCCGGCCCGACGACAGCCCCCGGCGCATCTGCCTGACAGGGCGCGCGGCGGCCAGATATAAGGAAGCCGTGAGCGCCTCCCCCTGGCCGACCTACGGCCGTATGAAGAAGATGCCCGCCTCGGGGGCGTTCTGGCCCCGCGGCGGACGCTTCACCCGGCTCCGGGCGGCGCGATGA
- a CDS encoding TetR/AcrR family transcriptional regulator, whose product MPDQTSHKPSRDGLRADARENRERILDAAREAFAAQGIDVPMAAIARRAKVGVATLYRRFPTRAALVSEAFSEQLTHCVAVLDEGLADPDPWRGFCSVIEKVCMMQARERGFTQAFLSQFPDHAAFTEERARAEEGLALLVRRAKESGRLRPDFDVQDITLLMLANCGATAGAGEDAPAASRRLVAYLLQSFRAGDAAPLPPPAPLGLDRIPTQLHL is encoded by the coding sequence ATGCCTGATCAGACGTCTCACAAACCGTCCCGTGACGGCCTGCGGGCCGACGCGCGGGAGAACAGGGAGCGGATTCTCGACGCCGCCCGGGAGGCGTTCGCCGCGCAGGGCATCGACGTCCCCATGGCGGCGATCGCCCGGCGTGCGAAGGTCGGGGTCGCCACGCTCTACCGGCGGTTCCCGACGCGCGCCGCGCTGGTGTCCGAGGCGTTCTCCGAGCAGCTCACCCACTGTGTCGCCGTCCTGGACGAGGGCCTCGCGGACCCGGACCCGTGGCGCGGCTTCTGCTCGGTCATCGAGAAGGTCTGCATGATGCAGGCGAGGGAGCGGGGGTTCACCCAGGCGTTCCTCTCCCAGTTCCCCGACCACGCCGCCTTCACCGAGGAGCGCGCCCGTGCGGAGGAGGGGCTGGCCCTGCTGGTCCGGAGGGCCAAGGAGAGCGGGCGGCTGCGTCCGGACTTCGACGTACAGGACATCACGCTGCTGATGCTGGCCAACTGCGGCGCCACCGCCGGGGCGGGCGAGGACGCGCCCGCCGCGTCCCGGCGCCTGGTCGCCTACCTCCTCCAGTCCTTCCGCGCCGGGGATGCGGCCCCACTGCCGCCTCCCGCACCCCTGGGGCTCGACCGGATCCCCACCCAGCTCCACCTGTGA
- a CDS encoding RNA polymerase sigma-70 factor, which produces MTGADADQQVFQQYRGLLISVAYRLLGTAADAEDAVQDAWIKWSAADRSQVTDPKAYLVRIVSNLAMDRLRSTRHQREVYVGPWLPEPILTGGDAAETVLEAESVSMALLVVLETLSPLERAVFVLKEAFGFSHAEIAEAVERSEAAVRQAAHRAREHVRARRPRFTADRTHRREATERFFTAAAGGDMNSLMELLSPDVTLWTDGGGKVRQALRPVVGATTVASWFAAMGTVPYQGVEPADMRAEMAEINGGPGMVLSAPDRVLATVTLDFDAEGRISAIHNVANPDKLGAVGTRTPHSVRTH; this is translated from the coding sequence ATGACCGGGGCGGACGCCGACCAGCAGGTGTTCCAGCAGTACCGCGGCCTGCTCATCTCCGTGGCCTACCGTCTGCTCGGCACCGCCGCCGATGCCGAGGACGCGGTGCAGGACGCCTGGATCAAATGGTCCGCCGCCGACCGTTCACAGGTGACCGACCCCAAGGCGTACCTGGTGCGGATCGTGTCGAACCTGGCGATGGACCGCCTCCGGTCGACCCGCCACCAACGTGAGGTCTATGTGGGGCCGTGGCTCCCCGAGCCCATCCTCACCGGCGGGGACGCCGCCGAGACGGTGCTGGAGGCGGAGTCCGTGTCGATGGCGCTGCTGGTGGTGCTGGAGACACTGAGCCCGCTGGAACGCGCCGTGTTCGTGCTGAAGGAGGCCTTCGGGTTCAGCCACGCCGAGATCGCGGAGGCGGTGGAACGCTCCGAGGCGGCCGTGCGGCAGGCAGCGCACCGCGCCCGCGAGCACGTGCGCGCCCGGCGGCCACGCTTCACGGCGGACCGTACGCACCGACGCGAGGCGACGGAACGGTTCTTCACGGCAGCGGCCGGCGGCGACATGAACTCCCTGATGGAGCTGCTGTCACCGGACGTCACCCTGTGGACCGACGGCGGCGGCAAGGTCCGCCAGGCCCTGCGCCCGGTCGTGGGCGCCACCACGGTGGCCTCCTGGTTCGCAGCCATGGGGACGGTCCCCTACCAGGGCGTCGAACCGGCCGACATGCGCGCCGAGATGGCCGAGATCAACGGCGGGCCGGGGATGGTCCTCAGCGCGCCGGACCGCGTGCTCGCCACGGTCACCCTCGACTTCGACGCCGAGGGACGGATCTCCGCCATCCACAACGTCGCCAACCCCGACAAGCTGGGAGCCGTCGGCACGCGGACGCCGCACTCGGTCCGCACCCACTGA